From Piscinibacter gummiphilus:
TGCGCGAGGAATGGCGCGGCATCAAGGTTGCCGGCCACGTCGACGAAGTGCTGAAGGCGGTCAAGTCGCTCAAGAAGGCGGCCTGACGCGGTTCAGCTCACAAAAAAGGCCTGCTCTAGCAGGCCTTTTGCTTTCTTGTTCGACGCTGGCGCGTTTGGCGCCTCAGCGCATCAATCGACTTTGCAGCACGGGTGGCCCGCTCATCTGAGCAGCAAGCGCCTGCGCCCATCGGGTGCTGCCCGAGCGGGCGAGATGGCCGCTGTCGAAATACACGGGGTCACCATCCACCACCGAGGCACACGCCCCGGCCCGGCACAAGACCTGGGACGGCGAGAACGACCCGGCGATGTAGGGCCGGTTGCGCTCCAGGGCCTGGAAGAAGAAGTCCGTCTGCTCCCTATATTCGGTGAAGCTGAAGTCGAGGCGGGCTGGCTCGCCCCGCATGAGCGCCGTGGCAGCCCGCCTGGGCACGTGCGCACGCGCCCCCGGCAACGGCTCCCACACATAGACCTCCTTGCCATGCGCCTGCAGTTCACGCACCGTGGCGTCGAACTGCCGCTGGAACAGGGCGAGCGAATCCTGCAGGTTGAGATGCCGATCGGGGGACGTGGCGAGCCACCCAGCACCTTGGTGCCAGGTCGACACCAGAAACACCTTTCTGACTCGAGGGTCCTGCACAGCGGTGGCCATCATCGCGTCGTTCAGCGCGTGACAGGCGGTGCCGCCGCGCGGGATGTGCACGCCCCACAGCGGCGGGCATGAGTGCATGAAGGCAAACCGGCCGGCCTGCCCGGTGTTCTTCAACCAGAGGTCGATTGCCTCCTGGGCAGCCCAGGCATGCGAATCGCCCCATACCAGCCATTCCTGCGGTCGATCCGCCGCCCCAAGCGAACACAGCGCTGGACGCGCCGCCTCGCTGGCGGTGCGGGACTCCGGACAGCGATCGCTCGGCCGGTCATTCGCGAAGGCTCCCATTCGGGCCACGTCGGGCGGCAGCCGCTGCGGCATCCCGTGGGTGGCGATCACCGTGGCGCACAGCGCCACGCTCGCGACCAAGCCGGCCCCGTAGCCCTTGACCAGGTGGCGGATGCGGGGCATCAGGGAGCCGTCGCGGAACGGTGTCTCCACCCAGCGATAGATCAGCACCGAAACCAGGAAGCACAAGGCCATCATCGCGACACGCCATCCAAGGGTGTAGCCATCACCCAACTCCTGGGAGGCGAAGACGTTGATCGGCCAGTGCACCAGGTACAGCGAATAGGAGAGGCGCCCGATGGCGACCATGGGGCTCGTCGACAGCAGGCGCGTCGACCAGGCTTCGGCCTCCGCACCGGCCAGGATCAGGCTCGACGCCCCGAGTGTGGGCAACAGGGCAAAGGCGCCCGGGAAGCGCGTGTCGGCGGTGTAGCCCACCACGGCAGAGACCACCAGGATGACCCCGGCCACCCCCAGCAGCTGCGCCAGCATGTGGTGCCGCGGGCGCGGCGCCCAGGTGAGCAGCGCCCCCATCAGCAACTCCCAGGCGCGTGTGGGCATGAGGTAGAAGACGGCCTCTGGCTTGGTGCCGACAAGCGCCAGGTTCAGCGCGAAGGAGACAAGCGCCGCGCCCAGCAGGATCAACGGCGCCCGGCGAGGCGCGAACTTGAGCACCAGCACCAGCATCAGGGGATAGAGGATGTAGAACTGCTCCTCCACCGAGAGCGACCAGGTGTGCAGCAGGTAGATGCTGCCTGCCTGGAGGCCGAAGTAGTTGACGTTGCGCCAGAAGTAGATGTTGGCCACGTAGAACTGAGTGGCTATCACTTCCTCGGCCAGCTGCTCGAAGTCCGCCTGCACCATGCGCAGCGCGCCGTAGGCGAGCACCGCGGCCAGCACCACGAACAAGGCGGGCGCCAGCCGGCGCAAGCGCTTGGCCCAGAATCCCACCAGCGAAAACCGCTGGGCCCCCACCTGCTGGCGGATGATGGCCGTGATGAGGTATCCGGAGATGACGAAGAAGACGTCGACGCCGACGAATCCGCTGTCGCCACCCGCAAAAAGGTGGAAGTGGAAGACGACCACCAGCAGCACTGCGATCGTGCGGAGCCCGTCGATGTCCGGGCGATACGAAATGCCCCCCTCGCGGGCTGGATGTGAAACCACCTGCATTCGCTCCCTCTCCCCTGTCTACTTCTGTGTTTATGGCCGGCTTCGACCGATTCGGCTCGGGCCGAAGTCTGCTGGGTGACGCCCGCGGGCGTCATCCCTCAAGCCAGGGAGCAAGCAGCCCGCTGGAAGCGGGGTTTCTCACGTGTCTTTTGTTTTTCAACCACGCTCCGTGCATGGCGGTTGAGTCGCCACTTCACTTGTGCATAATGTTTTTCATGCCCGTGTGTTGTGAACCTCGTGCTCCCCAGACAAAGCCGCACAGTCGACTGTGCGGCTTTTTTGTTTTCTCACTGCCGCACTGAACTACATGCCACTGCCCAAGCCGCCTGCCAAACGAGCCGCCCTCCTCACCCCCGCCGACTTCGAATCCCAGGCCGCGCCCAAACCGGGCAAACGAACGCAGAAACACGCCGCCTCCGACCCCAGCGGCCCCGCCGTGCTGGACCTCCTGGAGCCTCCGCGTGAAGCCGCCCCGCTGATCGCACGCGCTGCGGTACCCGCCCCCATGGCCGCCCGCCCGCCGCTGCCCGAGCCTCGCCGCCGCAAGCCCAGGCACACCGGCCCGGCCAAGCTCTTCGTGCTCGACACCAACGTGCTGATGCACGACCCGATGAGCGTGTTCCGCTTCGAGGAGCACGACGTCTACCTGCCAATGATCACGCTCGAAGAGCTGGACGATCACAAGAAAGGCATGTCGGAAGTCGCTCGCAACGCCCGCCAGGTGAGCCGTGACCTCGACGCGCTG
This genomic window contains:
- a CDS encoding acyltransferase family protein; translated protein: MQVVSHPAREGGISYRPDIDGLRTIAVLLVVVFHFHLFAGGDSGFVGVDVFFVISGYLITAIIRQQVGAQRFSLVGFWAKRLRRLAPALFVVLAAVLAYGALRMVQADFEQLAEEVIATQFYVANIYFWRNVNYFGLQAGSIYLLHTWSLSVEEQFYILYPLMLVLVLKFAPRRAPLILLGAALVSFALNLALVGTKPEAVFYLMPTRAWELLMGALLTWAPRPRHHMLAQLLGVAGVILVVSAVVGYTADTRFPGAFALLPTLGASSLILAGAEAEAWSTRLLSTSPMVAIGRLSYSLYLVHWPINVFASQELGDGYTLGWRVAMMALCFLVSVLIYRWVETPFRDGSLMPRIRHLVKGYGAGLVASVALCATVIATHGMPQRLPPDVARMGAFANDRPSDRCPESRTASEAARPALCSLGAADRPQEWLVWGDSHAWAAQEAIDLWLKNTGQAGRFAFMHSCPPLWGVHIPRGGTACHALNDAMMATAVQDPRVRKVFLVSTWHQGAGWLATSPDRHLNLQDSLALFQRQFDATVRELQAHGKEVYVWEPLPGARAHVPRRAATALMRGEPARLDFSFTEYREQTDFFFQALERNRPYIAGSFSPSQVLCRAGACASVVDGDPVYFDSGHLARSGSTRWAQALAAQMSGPPVLQSRLMR